Proteins from a genomic interval of Sander vitreus isolate 19-12246 chromosome 6, sanVit1, whole genome shotgun sequence:
- the LOC144519831 gene encoding uncharacterized protein LOC144519831, with product MSIEYTIDIQLTELGYSDILQPRETSVRETPCRSTSPDGSFVPSPSPTSLSTTRVQRRLVRGQQSVDGKEAGAAKQTSPLSETSTLQNPPRSLQDEHAVEGTAALEMSEPMVTDPDLPQPITEQDDNVKKDVDDRDAAQEGSTEMQQGMGDDSDDSEVSEMYEEEEVDEEEDDYDDEQGLNNESSHSGDHRCSVCDLQLPSKFKLQDHMNLHTGARPYCCAECGKRFCQIYSYRVHLRTHAQTKVDRPLCRVCLMVFASKEELKRHLSITHLEKEFYECDLCKRVFTSLKECEHHVQLHRCRLDVVCKVCGRNFSSPKALAHHRRKTCHHILKCTDCTKTFTKKNALLKHSFSHLGLLPYTCIRCRCHFRLARLYRRHKCEPDRIHCVACLREFLSQEDFQQHKKDTGCWGNQEPKGDEIRCLECGQRFDTSEELKKHAGAHQRVLKCAECGKGFRSALLLMSHMGGHAGKSPCLCQSCGLGFPHQQNYDSHLKTCGQTPQPASAPKKHQASRSSSSEAKKVEAKPDSWSPTNPSAKPAVVLKNPPAPVKDSHSSGHVTEGVSAGSGTSDGLWKLTLDKQPPPGVNLVVFLPVCATQTNDLTLPSASSPTLLVPAMQGQLQEALPPVSNEHLGVNAALGAPLNGPLNLVTGIKQDPEWEAPLDLSKKCHSSRSALRNIPLLPIKSEPGELEISGEANGTERQEFKNGYSKAIVQTNPGEADAYTEAKQFKMDPMNLSSSNTTSSGLIIDIKKERQSPGPDSDPWSSRPLQLTEKEIKMEVDVSRPAEK from the exons ATGTCCATCGAATACACCATCGATATCCAGCTAACAGAGCTGGGGTATTCGGACATCCTACAGCCGCGCGAGACCTCGGTTAGAGAGACGCCCTGTCGCTCCACATCACCTGATGGCTCATTTGTACCCAGTCCCTCTCCCACTTCACTTTCAACCACACGTGTTCAGAGACGACTGGTCAGAGGCCAGCAGTCGGTTGATGGTAAAGAAGCAGGTGCAGCAAAACAGACCTCACCTCTGTCAGAGACTTCTACACTCCAAAATCCTCCACGAAGTCTACAAGATGAACACGCTGTCGAAGGCACAGCGGCTCTTGAGATGTCAGAGCCCATGGTGACTGATCCAGACCTTCCACAGCCAATAACTGAACAGGATGACAATGTAAAGAAAGATGTTGATGACAGAGACGCTGCACAAGAGGGTTCGACAGAGATGCAGCAGGGTATGGGGGATGACTCCGATGACAGTGAGGTTTCAGAGATGTATGAGGAAGAAGAGgtggatgaggaagaggatgatTATGATGATGAGCAGGGACTAAACAATG AGTCGAGTCATTCAGGCGACCACCGCTGCAGTGTCTGTGATCTCCAGCTGCCCTCCAAATTCAAACTCCAGGACCACATGAATCTGCACACTGGAGCACGCCCGTACTGCTGTGCTGAATGTGGAAAGCGTTTCTGCCAGATCTACAGCTACCGTGTCCACCTGCGCACACACGCCCAGACCAAAGTGGATCGTCCCCTGTGCCGCGTATGTCTGATGGTCTTTGCGTCAAAGGAAGAGTTGAAACGCCACCTTTCAATAACTCACCTTGAGAAAGAGTTTTACGAGTGTGACCTGTGCAAACGTGTTTTTACTTCCCTGAAGGAGTGTGAACACCATGTGCAGTTACACAGATGTAGGCTGGATGTCGTATGCAAGGTATGTGGCCGCAATTTCTCCTCTCCAAAAGCTCTTGCACACCACCGGAGGAAGACGTGCCATCACATTCTTAAATGCACAGACTGTACAAAGACCTTTACTAAGAAGAATGCCCTCCTGAAACACAGCTTCTCCCATCTTGGTTTGTTGCCTTACACCTGTATACGATGCCGCTGCCACTTCCGCCTGGCAAGGCTGTACCGTCGACACAAGTGTGAACCCGATCGCATTCACTGTGTGGCGTGTCTGAGGGAGTTTCTCAGTCAGGAGGACTTCCAGCAGCACAAAAAGGACACAGGCTGCTGGGGCAATCAGGAGCCTAAAGGGGATGAGATCAGATGTTTGGAGTGTGGACAGAGATTTGACACTTCTGAAGAGCTGAAGAAACATGCCGGGGCTCACCAGAGGGTGCTGAAATGTGCTGAATGTGGAAAGGGTTTCCGGTCGGCCTTGCTGTTAATGTCCCACATGGGCGGGCATGCCGGAAAGTCGCCCTGCCTTTGTCAGAGCTGCGGACTGGGATTTCCCCACCAGCAGAACTATGACAGCCACCTTAAGACCTGTGGACAaacacctcagcctgcg AGTGCTCCTAAGAAACACCAGGCTTCCAGGAGCTCCTCATCGGAGGCAAAAAAGGTTGAGGCAAAACCAGACTCATGGAGTCCAACAAACCCATCCGCTAAGCCTGCTGTGGTTTTAAAGAACCCTCCTGCACCTGTGAAGGATTCTCATAGTTCAGGACATGTGACAGAAGGTGTGTCTGCTGGCTCTGGTACATCAGATGGATTATGGAAGCTAACCCTGGACAAACAGCCGCCTCCCGGTGTTAATCTTGTCgtgtttcttcctgtctgtgcAACTCAAACCAACGACCTGACACTCCCATCTGCGAGCTCCCCGACACTACTAGTTCCAGCTATGCAGGGCCAACTTCAAGAGGCTCTCCCACCTGTTTCAAATGAACACCTGGGAGTGAATGCCGCTCTTGGAGCGCCACTAAATGGTCCCCTGAATTTGGTAACTGGGATCAAACAGGACCCAGAGTGGGAAGCACCTCTGGATTTGTCTAAGAAGTGTCACTCATCTAGGTCTGCTCTGAGGAACATTCCTCTTCTTCCTATTAAAAGTGAGCCAGGAGAATTAGAAATCTCAGGAGAGGCTAATGGCACTGAAAGACAAGAATTTAAAAACGGCTATAGTAAAGCGATAGTTCAAACAAATCCAGGAGAGGCCGATGCATATACTGAAGCGAAGCAGTTTAAAATGGATCCCATGAATCTCTCCAGTTCCAATACAACATCCTCTGGGCTTATAATAGACATTAAGAAAGAGCGTCAGTCTCCTGGTCCTGATTCAGATCCGTGGTCATCCAGACCTCTCCAgctgacagagaaagaaatTAAGATGGAAGTTGATGTTTCACGCCCTGCAGAGAAATAA
- the LOC144519833 gene encoding uncharacterized protein LOC144519833, giving the protein MDKEKCGDNRAQCSWMEMHQFIGDLLTSGNALKDQPDVLNAAWGMPPPPVAMAAGVGGEALRFKGASLEPRPARDKPEAEAGRRVQPGASQRKGEARDRRDDVHGACTCPGCPYSTSPTSFETLKPRQSLSSPPRSDTVCHPKDLSSAAPMSLSMCLPDTTEPSSTTSELESRASSRPQREDANRGTQKPDRTPASRASSGSLSHLSMFPCLCCHRSLQTQILSHQEGTDSPFSHAHHFHHHHCPITSCLPCPQLAHSHAPQLSGPFPCLPCQRSFPTCTQVCHHQHRQTPPQQQEESSRAATTMLSLHPCMHCSASFSRPSQLLQHQRSEHAHKPSGFLCTECGRAFNSHSNLRIHLNVHTGARPYSCSDCGKSFSQSGALKIHRRIHTGERPYSCAFCGRGFPHLAGVRAHQRTHTGEKPYCCSQCGKCFTQSGALKIHMRIHTGERPFICSFCEKGFSNRSGIRFHYRTVHGIAPDHAGEGGAGDAYRGPAGRGYPPGRPRTYPPASVGLNTPNSPESNLHTAPNSREGSVSIAAHHKSQSEGANPSSNREGLLYACEDCGLRFKDAPSRNKHQTLMHYSYEGREEEEGQRKESGTNKGVRDSAE; this is encoded by the exons ATGGACAAAGAGAAGTGTGGCGACAAT CGTGCTCAGTGCTCCTGGATGGAGATGCATCAGTTCATTGGTGACCTTCTCACATCTGGAAACGCCTTAAAGGATCAGCCAGATGTGCTGAACGCAGCATGGGGTATGCCACCACCACCAGTAGCTATGGCTGCTGGTGTTGGCGGTGAGGCTCTGCGGTTCAAAGGTGCTTCACTTGAACCTCGACCTGCCCGGGACAAGCCTGAGGCAGAGGCAGGCCGACGGGTCCAGCCTGGGGCATcacagaggaagggagaggcCAGAGACAGGAGAGACG ATGTGCATGGTGCCTGCACCTGCCCTGGCTGCCCTTACTCCACTTCTCCAACTTCCTTTGAGACTTTAAAACCCAGACAATCTTTGTCCTCGCCCCCACGCTCGGATACAGTATGCCACCCCAAAGACCTTAGCAGTGCCGCTCCAATGAGTCTCAGCATGTGCTTACCGGACACCACTGAACCAAGCAGCACCACATCTGAGCTAGAGAGCAGGGCGTCCAGCCGACCGCAGAGGGAGGATGCAAACAGAGGGACTCAGAAACCAGACCGGACTCCCGCTTCCAGAGCATCCTCAGGTTCTTTGTCCCACCTCTCCATGTTTCCCTGCTTGTGTTGCCATCGCAGCCTACAAACCCAGATACTGAGCCACCAGGAAGGCACAGACTCCCCATTTTCTCACGCCCATCATTTTCATCACCACCACTGTCCCATAACTTCTTGTTTACCCTGCCCTCAGCTTGCCCACTCTCATGCGCCACAGCTCTCTGGGCCTTTTCCCTGCCTTCCTTGCCAGCGCTCCTTTCCTACCTGTACCCAGGTCTGCCACCATCAGCACAGACAAACACCCCCTCAGCAACAAGAGGAAAGCAGTAGGGCAGCTACGACCATGCTGTCGCTCCATCCCTGTATGCACTGCTCTGCCTCTTTTTCCAGACCGTCCCAGTTGCTGCAGCACCAGCGCTCTGAGCACGCTCACAAACCATCCGGCTTCCTCTGCACAGAGTGCGGTAGGGCCTTTAACTCGCACAGCAATCTCCGCATCCACCTCAATGTGCACACCGGTGCCAGGCCCTACTCATGCTCTGACTGCGGGAAGAGTTTTAGCCAGTCGGGGGCTCTGAAGATCCACAGGCGGATTCACACAGGTGAAAGGCCATATTCCTGTGCATTTTGCGGCAGGGGGTTTCCCCACCTGGCAGGGGTCCGGGCCCATCAGAGGacccacacaggagagaagccctACTGCTGTAGCCAGTGTGGCAAATGTTTCACCCAGTCAGGAGCTCTTAAGATCCATATGCGCATCCACACAGGGGAGAGACCCTTCATCTGCAGCTTCTGTGAGAAAGGCTTTTCCAACCGCTCCGGGATCCGCTTCCACTACCGCACAGTCCACGGGATTGCCCCTGATCACGCTGGAGAAGGTGGAGCTGGGGATGCATATCGGGGACCAGCAGGCCGTGGTTATCCACCTGGGCGTCCCAGGACTTATCCTCCAGCCAGCGTTGGGCTAAATACACCTAACAGTCCAGAGAGTAATTTGCACACAGCTCCAAATTCCAGAGAGGGTTCCGTGTCGATCGCTGCTCATCACAAATCTCAGTCAGAGGGCGCAAACCCAAGCAGCAACAGAGAGGGACTTCTGTATGCATGCGAAGACTGTGGCCTGCGTTTTAAGGATGCCCCGTCCCGGAACAAACATCAGACTCTGATGCACTACTCCTAtgagggaagagaggaggaggaggggcagAGGAAAGAGTCAGGGACAAACAAGGGGGTCCGCGATAGTGCAGAGTGA